In bacterium, the DNA window TTGAGTAATCCTGTCTGCAGTTTCAGGTCTTCTTCTTCGCTGGAGCCTCTTATCCTGGTTCCCGCTATAGGCCTCAGCTCGACATTGCCGTCTTCACATCTCACATGCACTTCGGGGGAAGAACCTATGATTCCGATATCCCCCAGTTTAAGATAGAACATATAAGGAGACGGGTTGACAGACCTTAATGCCCTGTAAAGATTGAACTCCGATGTCTTGAAATCAACACAAAATCTCTGGGATAAGACAACCTGAATGATATCTCCCGCCTTTATATATTCCTTTGCTTTTTTAACAATACTCTCAAAATTTACCTTGGTCATATTTGATTTCACTCTTGATTTCTTAACAGGAATATACGATTCAGCGGGAAGCGGCTTTAAAGGTTTCCTGAGTTTTGATATCACCGTGTTTATTTTCTTTACCGCATTATCATACGCTTTAGCCGGGCTGTCCTTAATAAACGCGTTGCCTACAACTTTCATGGTATGGTTGACATGGTCAAATATCACGATGGTATCCGTTATCATGAAGAGACTATCGGGAAAACCGAGAGTATCCGTATTTGAATCCGGAACTTTCGGCTCAAAAAAACGCACTGAGTCATATGAGATATAACCCACGGCGCCGCCGTAAAAACGCGGCAACCGGCTGTCTTCAACAGGCTTATACCCGGACATAAGATGTTTTAGTTCGTCAAGCGGAGTTTTAGATGTTCTGAAAATTCTCTTTTTCCCTTCCTCCAATATGGTAATTTCATTACCCTTGGATGAAAAAACAAGAGTGGGATCGGCTCCCAAAAAGGAATATCTCGCGATATTTTCGCCGCCTTCAACGCTTTCAAGCAGAAATCCGTATTCTTTCGACGCGATTTTCCTGTAGGCGGAAACAGGCGTTTCCATATCCGCAAGGATTTCCTTGAAGACCGGAATAAGATTACCTCTCTTCGCTTTTTTGATAAACATTTTTTTGTCGGGATAAAACATATATTTATAACCTATCCATTCTTTTTGCCGTAAACCTCGCCGGGGTCAAAAATCTTTTTCCCGCACTCTTTCCATTCCCCGTTGACATATTTATTAAAGAAACAGCTTCTGTAGCCCGTATGACAGGCCGCGCCGCCTTTTTGTTCAACTTTAAAAAGCAGGCAATCCCTGTCACAGTCAACCCTTATTTCTTTCACAACCTGTATATTACCGGACGTTTCGCCTTTTACCCAGAATTTCTGTCTCGATCTGCTCCAGTAAGTCATCTTCCCCGATTCTATAGTTCTTTTCAGAGATTCCCCGTTCATATATGCCACCATCAATACTTCATTATCCGAAACATCCACCACAACGGCCGGGATCAATCCATCTGAATCATACTTCATGTCCTTTATAATGTTATCCATTAATTTCCCTCCGTGACATTACATTTTTATATTCTTACCGGTATCCCTTTCCTCATCAGGTACTCTTTTACCGCCGGCACTGATAATTTATTATAATGGAATATCGATGCCGCTAAAGCGGCATCGGCAAAACCCTCATTAAATACCCTGTATATATGTTCCGCATTCCCTGCGCCCCCGGAAGCTATAACGGGTATGGAAACGGCTTTAGAAACTGTTTTTGTCAGTTCGATGTCGTATCCATCGGTTGTTCCGTCAGCATCCATGCTGGTCAGCAATATTTCCCCGGCGCCTAAAGACTCGATTTCTTTCGCCCAGAGAACCGCGTCTTTTTCAACGGGCGTCCTGCCGCCGTTAATAAATATCTTCCACAGTCCGGGACCCTGCATTTTGGCGTCTATCGCTACGACAATGCACTGAGAGCCGAAAATCGAAGAGGCTTTTTTTATAAAGCGGGGATCCCTGACCGCCGGCGTATTTATTGAGACTTTGTCGGCGCCATTATTCAGCAGCTGCCGTATATCCTCTATTGTGCTTATGCCGCCCCCTACGGTTAAAGGTATAAAACATTTTTCAGCTGTTTTCCTGACAACTTCAATCATTATTTTCCTTTTCTCGTGGGATGCTGTAATATCAAGGAAAACAAGTTCATCGGCATTCATTTTATTGTAAATCCCGGCAATTTCAACAGGATCTCCGGCATCTTTCAAACCCTCGAAATTAATACCCTTGACTACCCTGCCTTCCTTAACATCAAGACACGGTATTATTCTTTTAGCAAGCATCCGCAATCTCCAAAGCTTCCCGCAGTGAAAAGCGTTCATCATAAAGCGCTTTGCCTATTATAACCCCTTTTAAACCGATTCCGGAAAGACCGGACAATTTTCTGATATCGGCAAGGGTGCCGATGCCGCCGGAAGCGATTACCTTGATATTGTTTTCCGTTATGATTTTTCTGCACCCTTCTATATTCGGCCCGGCCAGCATGCCGTCTTTGGAAATATCGGTATATATTATTTCATCAAACCCCAGATTTTTTATAAGCTTTACGAAATCCGGCGCTTTTAAGGATGATTTTTCCAGCCATCCTTTCTTCACTACAAAACCGTCTTCAACATCAACCGATATTATTACCCTGCCCGGAAAGGCCTTCTTTATATTTTCTATAAAAGCCCTGTTTTCGCATGCGGATGTTCCCAATACAACTCTTCTGGCCCCGGCCGCCAGATAATTTTCAATCGCATCTGAATCCCTTATGCCGCCCCCGATTTCAACCGGTATGTTTATCTGATTTAATATCTCAACAACCAGATCAAAATGGACCGGAGACCCTTTGAAAGCGCCGTCAAGGTCCACAATATGAAGAAAGCCCGCGCCTTCATTTTCCCATTTTTTCGCGATCGTTACCGGGGAGTCGGAATATTTCGTAAGTTTTTCGGCCCTGCCCTGCTGTAACCTTACGCATTTGCCGCCTGCTATGTCAATCGCGGGTATTATAATCATCATTTCACCGTTCCGATAAAATTTTTTATTATTTTTAAACCGTTATCCTGGCTTTTCTCGGGATGAAACTGACAGGCGAAAATATTGTCCGTAAAAACAGAAGACGCGAAACGTTCGCCGTACTCAGTCCATGAAGACACGGATTCCCTGTCCACGGGATCCACATAATAAGAATGCACGAAATAAAAAAAGTCCCCATTCTTCACTCCTTTGAAAAGAGGACAGTTGATTCCTCTTTCCGGAAGTTCCAGCGTATTCCAACCCATATGAGGTATTTTCTCCGCATTCCTGAATTTGACGACATTGCCTTTCAAGATACCAAGACCTCTTTCCGTCCCCTCCTCACTGCCTTCGAATAAAACCTGATAACCCAGGCAAATCCCGAAAAACGGCCTGCCCGACATTATAAAATTAATTATACTTTTATCCAATCCGGATTTTTTAATGTTTATTACACAGTCATCAAATGCCCCTACCCCCGGGACAACCAGGGCATCGGAAGATTCAATTTCATGTTTATCATCGCTCAGCAAGGCGCGCGAACCCATACATTCAAACGCCTTCTGAACGCTCCTTAAATTTCCCATCCCATAATCAAGAATCGCTATTTTTTTCATTTTTAAAATCTCAAAGCCTGCCTTTTGTCGAAGGAGCGCCTTTAACTCTCCTGTCTATCTTTACCGCTTCACGGAAAACTTTAGCCAGGGATTTAAAAACCGCTTCATATATGTGATGCAAATCCTCGCCGTGAATAAGCAACAGGTGAAGCGTAACTCCGGAATTCATAACAAAAGCCCTCATAAATTCTTTTACCAGAGAAACATTGAAAGTCCCGAGTTTTACCTGTCTTGTCTTGACTTTATAATCCAGATAAGGCCTGCCGCTGATATCAAGAGACGCCTCAACCAATGCTTCATCCATGGGAACCCGCGCCGAGCAAAAACGTGTAATCTCCGATTTTTTTCCGAGCGCTTTGCGTATGGCGGTGCCCAGGACTATGCCTATATCCTCAACCGTATGGTGAAAATCAACATGGACATCCCCCTTTGCAATTATTTCAATGTCCATTAAGGAATGTTTTGAAAAAAGTTCCAGCATATGATCCAGAAATCCTATCCCTGTCGAGATATTGCTTATACCTTTCCCGTCTAAATTAACTTTAACTGCTATATCTGTTTCCCTGGTTTTTCTTTTTTCAAGGGCGGTTCTTTTCATTTACCCCTCCGTTTAATTTATTTTTCCCGATTCTTTCAAAAATCTGTCTATCTCTTTCCTGTTTCCGACGCTGATACGGACAAAGTCCCTAAGCCATCTCAATTTAAAATGTCTTATCAATATTTTCTTTTTTTTCATGAATGCGGCCAATTTTTCGGCGCCGCAGGGCGGTTTTGCAAAAACAAAATTCGCCTGGGAAGGAAAACAGGTATAGCCCTGTTTCTTAAGATTAAGAGCAAGATACGCCCTGTTTTTTTTAACTATACGCACTGTCCTGCTGAAATATTCTTTGTCTTCGAATGCGGATTTTCCGGCTCTGGCGCTTAACCTGTTCACATTATAAGAATCCTTCACTTTTAAAAG includes these proteins:
- the hisH gene encoding imidazole glycerol phosphate synthase subunit HisH, with the protein product MKKIAILDYGMGNLRSVQKAFECMGSRALLSDDKHEIESSDALVVPGVGAFDDCVINIKKSGLDKSIINFIMSGRPFFGICLGYQVLFEGSEEGTERGLGILKGNVVKFRNAEKIPHMGWNTLELPERGINCPLFKGVKNGDFFYFVHSYYVDPVDRESVSSWTEYGERFASSVFTDNIFACQFHPEKSQDNGLKIIKNFIGTVK
- the hisF gene encoding imidazole glycerol phosphate synthase subunit HisF codes for the protein MLAKRIIPCLDVKEGRVVKGINFEGLKDAGDPVEIAGIYNKMNADELVFLDITASHEKRKIMIEVVRKTAEKCFIPLTVGGGISTIEDIRQLLNNGADKVSINTPAVRDPRFIKKASSIFGSQCIVVAIDAKMQGPGLWKIFINGGRTPVEKDAVLWAKEIESLGAGEILLTSMDADGTTDGYDIELTKTVSKAVSIPVIASGGAGNAEHIYRVFNEGFADAALAASIFHYNKLSVPAVKEYLMRKGIPVRI
- the hisA gene encoding 1-(5-phosphoribosyl)-5-[(5-phosphoribosylamino)methylideneamino]imidazole-4-carboxamide isomerase, with protein sequence MMIIIPAIDIAGGKCVRLQQGRAEKLTKYSDSPVTIAKKWENEGAGFLHIVDLDGAFKGSPVHFDLVVEILNQINIPVEIGGGIRDSDAIENYLAAGARRVVLGTSACENRAFIENIKKAFPGRVIISVDVEDGFVVKKGWLEKSSLKAPDFVKLIKNLGFDEIIYTDISKDGMLAGPNIEGCRKIITENNIKVIASGGIGTLADIRKLSGLSGIGLKGVIIGKALYDERFSLREALEIADAC
- the hisI gene encoding phosphoribosyl-AMP cyclohydrolase codes for the protein MDNIIKDMKYDSDGLIPAVVVDVSDNEVLMVAYMNGESLKRTIESGKMTYWSRSRQKFWVKGETSGNIQVVKEIRVDCDRDCLLFKVEQKGGAACHTGYRSCFFNKYVNGEWKECGKKIFDPGEVYGKKNG
- the hisB gene encoding imidazoleglycerol-phosphate dehydratase HisB, which encodes MKRTALEKRKTRETDIAVKVNLDGKGISNISTGIGFLDHMLELFSKHSLMDIEIIAKGDVHVDFHHTVEDIGIVLGTAIRKALGKKSEITRFCSARVPMDEALVEASLDISGRPYLDYKVKTRQVKLGTFNVSLVKEFMRAFVMNSGVTLHLLLIHGEDLHHIYEAVFKSLAKVFREAVKIDRRVKGAPSTKGRL
- the trpE gene encoding anthranilate synthase component I produces the protein MFIKKAKRGNLIPVFKEILADMETPVSAYRKIASKEYGFLLESVEGGENIARYSFLGADPTLVFSSKGNEITILEEGKKRIFRTSKTPLDELKHLMSGYKPVEDSRLPRFYGGAVGYISYDSVRFFEPKVPDSNTDTLGFPDSLFMITDTIVIFDHVNHTMKVVGNAFIKDSPAKAYDNAVKKINTVISKLRKPLKPLPAESYIPVKKSRVKSNMTKVNFESIVKKAKEYIKAGDIIQVVLSQRFCVDFKTSEFNLYRALRSVNPSPYMFYLKLGDIGIIGSSPEVHVRCEDGNVELRPIAGTRIRGSSEEEDLKLQTGLLKDEKEKAEHIMLVDLGRNDIGRVCNPGSVKVKELMVIEKYSHVMHIVSDINGKLKRGFDIYDLVKATFPAGTVSGAPKIRAMQIIDELEKDKRGIYSGAIGYFSFSGNLDSAIAIRTMVVKGKKAFIQAGAGIVADSVPEKEFFETVNKAKAMVKAVELAEMFKN